TAATATAATAAAGAAGATTCAATATAAATTGACATATATTCGTCACATACTTCATCCAGGAACccacagccaatcggcgttagAGTAGGACTGTCCAATCACAGTCGGCGTTACTCAGCTCCAGCCCTCCAACTGCAGTGGACTATGTTAGTGAGTGGGGTCGTCTGTTGACAAGGGAAGGTGACATTAGGAGTTCATTTTACCAAACCATTCTAAACGGAGGGTTTCGTTTAGGTTAGAACATGTCTTCTCTTGGCAGCGCTTTGCGGCTCCTCCGGGCGGGGGCTAGCGCTCTGAGAAGTGGCCCTCAGAAGACCTTCTCCCGGAGGTGAGGACCGGAGCCAGGGCCTCAGACCGCACACTGAGTGGAGCTCCGAACCAAAAGATATATTAGGATTGGCCACTGTACACTCGAGGGGAACCCAGATGACATTAACTGTTTGATTCACTTTACTGGTCTTGTGGATCTTGTGTTACGATATTAACggtgtttgttttattctaGGGCCGGCGGGGGCCCCCACATAGTGCCGCAGTACCGGCAGTACCCCCAGGTCACTAAGAACCAGAAGCTCCAGGCTGAGATTCTGAGCAGTACGATGTGGTTCTGGATGCTCTGGCACTTCTGGCACAGCTCAGACGACGTTCTGGTGAGCAGGACACCTCTTCCTGGTTCTGTAGAACTACTAGTACCTGGGGTTTTACATCGGGCTGATAGTCATCATCTTTACCCTGTTCTGTAGAACTAGTAGTGCTATAGCAGATAAGCCATACAGTACCGGGTGTAAATTAAGCAGTAGTACACAGTATTGTAAATGCATTGATGTGAATGTATTAAAATCCAGTGGCTGTATTCTCCTATCATAGGTAGGCGTGCGTTCAGGACAGCAGCCAGTCACAGCTGAAGGGTTCTGGGTTTAAACCCCATTGTCCTGTCCAATAGGTGTTATTAAGTTAGCCCAACGCCTACCTGCCTCTCAATCTGTGACATCACTGACCTCTGATCTTGTCCTCCAGGGTCACTTTGCGTGGCCGGACGCGTCCCAGTGGACTGACGAGGAGCTTGGCATCCCAGCAGACGACGAGGAATAGTTCTGAGAGATGGCACTCCGACAGGTTGGGAAACACAGAAAACCAGCGGTCCCTTGTGGTTGCACTCGCATGTTGGTTCTCAAATGATTCATTGCCTTAACCATTAAAGAGCTTATTGTAACCTTACCTCATGCATCAAATAATGTGTCAAGTTCCCCCCACAATCTGTGTAGAAGTAATCCAACCATAAAGTAGTTTCTAATAAAACATCTACGAGGGGTTCGGTGTTGGAGGGATATTTCTGAAGTGGATGACATTGGGTTGGATTGACGTGGAGGTTGAGGGAGAGGGTCAAAGAGGGCACCGTGGTTACGGATGCAAGGCGATGCCTTCAGCTATTCCCCTTGTTGGCTGGTGGGTCGTGTAGTGACAAAGGGTGGGACAGCGGTGCGCTTGTATTCTAGGGACGTTGGCCTGGTCCATTGTCTGGCTATGCTACTTGTTACGTTGTTAACATTTTGTTGGTTCTTGGTAGGCCTGTACTAGCCGTAATAAAGATTAGCATAACAAAACGGACATTGCTGCTCCAGCTGCACTCGTAGTAGTTTGGCTGTTAAAGGCTAGAATGACTTAATAACATTTTAATTACCAGAGTTGAAAGGTTATAGAAACCCGCCCATTTCAGTAGTAAATACTCCCACCATAGTGTTTTCTATAAAAGTTTCATGTTTGATCCTTTGTTCTTTCTCCAGATCCCGGGGTTCGTCTGTCCAGCTAGATGTCATCCAGACAGACGAAAGCTTTGTTGTACATAATAAAGATTCCTCATGTATTCTCACCATGTTGTCCTGGCTACTTATAGGACTCTAAGAAGCGGAATTCACGGTTAACTGAAGGCACCTTCACAGAACATGGCAAAATTATTTCCAAAATTTATTTACAGGCATTTTGTTTGAAATGCAGAAACAAATTCAACGCTTTACGTATCAGTGTCAGTTAGCCAGTGTTTTttatactttaaaaaaaaatcatgaaaaCAATTGCAAGAATTAGCACAGATCACAAAGGACACTAGATCTATGTTTAAAAGCCAACAGCGACCAAGTCCTGAACATTAATTACCTTAAAAAAAACCCTGCCTGCGGGCTAGCTCTTGCCATTTAAATAAGTTGACATGCATTTACGTGTAGTGTAAAGTCGAGACAAGGACTAAGAAGATACGATTGGATTTCATTCTTCACTATGCATGATTTAACCTTCCTCATCTCGAGCAAAGCACCAGGCGGGTCACAGGTCACGTGCGTGGAGCCAAACTGACCAGGCGGTTCACCAGGTCAAATGCGTGGAGCCCACCTGAGGAGAGCGGTTCAGGTCTGAGGGGGAACTTGTGGTCTTAAAGCTACTAATGAAGATGTGGTCTTCAACGTTCGTATCTCATCTTGTCTTTACGCCAAAAGGGTTTTTAAAAAACGACCAGTACTTCAAATCGGGTGACGTGATTCTAAAGTTCGAAACCGTAAATGCAAAGCACAGCGAGTCAACTTTCACTAAATATTTCATTAAAAAagtaaccaaaaaaaaaagcggGACTTTGCAGGGTGTTTACAGGGGAGAGGGACTGGTCTGCATCATGACGTGGCTGCTGGTTGTGTTCTTGGCACCATTCCCTGAGAGTGTCGAACTGCGCATCTCCAgcaacaaaatacacacacacacacgtccaccacATGCACCACCGGAATCACTGAGAAATTAAATACTAATCGTACATCCCACTCGGGTTTCTTTCGCTGACAGCTTTGGACTGACCAAGGTTGCTCAGAGCTCACTTTTTGTGGAAAGAAAGAGTGGTACCTGTTCgg
This Gadus macrocephalus chromosome 19, ASM3116895v1 DNA region includes the following protein-coding sequences:
- the ndufb2 gene encoding NADH dehydrogenase [ubiquinone] 1 beta subcomplex subunit 2, mitochondrial; translated protein: MSSLGSALRLLRAGASALRSGPQKTFSRRAGGGPHIVPQYRQYPQVTKNQKLQAEILSSTMWFWMLWHFWHSSDDVLGHFAWPDASQWTDEELGIPADDEE